The genomic segment CGATGCAAGCCATCTGCATTACGACTTCCGGCTGCAGGTGGGCGATAAGCTGGTGAGTTGGGCGGTGCCAAAAGGTATTTCAGCTAATCCCGCCGATAAACATTTAGCCGTAAAAGTAGAAGATCATCCGGTGGATTATCAGCATTTCGAAGGCGTTATTCCTAAGGGAAATTATGGCGCCGGAACGGTGTTGCTGTGGGATGCCGGCACCTATTGCCCCGAAGATAGTGTAGAAAATACCGTGGAAGCCATTGATGAAAAAATTAAGAAAGGATCCTTAAAATTTTCTTTGGATGGTCAGAAGCTCAAAGGATTTTATTCGCTCTACCGCATCGACGACAAAGTCAAACAGGAGCAGTGGATTATCGCTAAGAGCAAAGATAAATACGCATCTGAGAGTCGTCGCTTCAGCCAACGCTCCGTGGCCAGCGGCCTCACATTGGATGAAATAAGCAGTGGCCTCAGGAAGTCGGAACCGGTATCATTAGATGAAATTCCGGAAGCCACGAGCGCACCCATGCCACAATACGATCCGATGCTTGCCACCCTGGCCGATGCTCCTTTTGACGATCCGGATTGGATTTTTGAGATAAAATGGGATGGCTACCGCATCATTGCTTCACGCAAAGGAGAAGATAGGAAAATGCTTTCGCGAAATGGAAATGCCTACGATGAAAAGTTTGGGGTCATCCACGATGAATTGCAGAAGATCGATCACGATTTTGTGATGGATGGCGAAGTAGTGGTGCTCGACAACGAAGGCAAATCCGATTTCCAAACCCTTCAGCACTCCGATGACAAAGCAATGGGGCGACTTTATTATTACGTTTTCGACCTGCTCTGGCTCGATGGCTACTCGTTGTTGGAGGTGCCACTATTGCAACGAAAAAAACTGCTGCAGCAAATGCTCTCCGACAACCTGCAGCGCATCCGCTACTGTGACCATTTCCCCGAAAGGGGCAAACTGTTTTTTGATCAAATGAAGCAGTTGCAGCTCGAAGGCATGATTGCCAAGCGAGCCAATAGTAAATATTATCCAGGCAAACGCTCCGATGTATGGCTAAAGGTGAAAACCGCTAAACACCAGGAAGCGTTGATTATTGGTTACACGGCGCCCAAGGGATCGCGCACTGCTTTTGGCGCACTGCTGCTGGCCATAAATGATAAAGGAAAACTGCGCTATGCCGGCAAGGTAGGAACTGGGTTTGACGACGCAACTTTGCAGGATATTTATGAAAAATTGCAGCCTTTGAAAACCAAAGAGCCGCCGGTTAGCGTCCCTTCCAAAGAGAAAGCAGCGCACTGGGTAAAGCCCGAATTCGTTGCAGAGGTTCAGTTTACCGGATGGACACGCGACGGCGCCATGCGGCATCCCACCTTCCGCGGACTGCGCCCCGACAAAAAAGACCGGAATGTAAAGACGCACGGCCGTGCGTCTCTTTCCCCGCGCGAACGTGCGACATATCTAAAGACGCACTTCACTAAATACAAAGAACTCTCCAACCCCGATAAAGTCTTCTGGCCTGACGGAAATATTCTGAAAAAGGATGTTTATGAATATTATGATCAAATGGCCGAGACACTGCTGCCTTATCTGATCGACCGCCCGCAGTCGCTGCTGCGCTCCCCCCACGGGGTGGCAGGCGAATCGTTTTTTCAGAAAGATGTAAAAGGCCAGGTGCCCGAATGGATAGAAACTGTTGAGGTGGAAAGCTCATCGGGCAGCATCGAATATTTACTTTGTCAGAATAAAGCCACGCTGCTTTTTATGGCGAATTGGGGCAGCGTGGAGCTAAATCCGTGGAATGCTTCGGTGCCTGATGTGAATCGCCCTGATTATGTGGTTTTTGATCTAGATCCGGTAGAAATTAGCTTTGAAGAAGTAGTGCGGGTGGCGCTGGGGTTTCATAAGCTTTTCGAAGAGTTGAAGCTGCCGTTTTATTGCAAAACCTCCGGCTCGCGCGGGCTGCATATTTTTTTGCCGGTGCTGCCCCAATATACCCACGAACAAGGACAACAGTTTGCGCGACTGCTCGAAACCATTATCCACGATCGCTTTCGCAAGATTACCAGTTTTGAAAGAAGCCCCGCCAAGCGTAAAGGTAAAATATATCTGGATTACCTGCAAAATGGTCGCGGCAAAACAATGGCATCGGTTTACAGCCTGCGCCTCAAACCCGGCGCAACGGTTTCCGCACCTGTATCAGCCGAAGAATTAAAGGAAGGGGTAGACTTTTCAAAATACAACATTCGCACCATGCAAAAGCGGTTGAGCAATGTGGGAGATTTATGGAAAGATATGTTCAGCAACCGTGTGGATATTGCTGAAACGCTGAAAAAGTTGTAGGGAGCTTCTTTCTTTTTGCGTTTCGAAATACTCCGGACGCTCAAAAGTCGGAGGGGAACCAATCGCGAGAAAAAAAAGGCTCTATCCGAAACATTAATTTCAGGATAAAGCCAATTCTTTTTTTATAAAAAATCCCGGATTTAAACATCCAGCATTTCATCCACACCAACATCAACGTAGGGTCGCACGGCAGTTTTTACGATGCTGATAACGGCGCCGGTGGCCAACGTCCACAGAAACGCCTTACCCCAGCTCACGCCGGATTCGTTGGCGTTTTTCGGCACCTCTTTTCCTCTTATGGATTTATAAGTGCAATCGATAGCTTTCTGCACCATGAATCCACTGAGCATAATGGCTCCGGTGGCAAGTGCTTCCTTGAGGATTTCTTTGTTTTTTGCTTTCATACGATAACTGGATTTTGATATAAATAATCAGTGGCTAAAGCACGATTAGTGCATGGATAAGTCCGGGGATGTAACCCAACATGGTGAGTAAAAGGTTTAGCAAAAATTTACCACCGATGCCAAATTCAAGAGCCACCGCAAGAGGCGGCATAAGAAATGCGAGTATAACTTTTAGTATGGATGACATAGTTTTTTATTTTTCAATAAATAATAGTTCCCGCCTGTTGCGGACTCTTTTTCTGTTCTAAAATCTTTTCGTCTTGCTACTGCTCTTTTTCTATTTCGAACGAAATTTTTGCGTTCACGGCATACGATACAATTTTGTCATTCGAAACATCAGCTTTCATATTTTTGATGTAAACCGACTTAATGTTTTTGAGGGTTTTGGCAGCTTCGCTAACTGCGTTTTGAGTAGCTTCGGTAAAGCCACGGTCGGAGGTTCCAATAACTTCGATAATCTTAATCATAATAGATTCCTTTCTTTATTAATAAAAAACTTGATTTGTAATTCATGCAGCAAAACCATGCCATTGTGTAATGAATGATTGTAAAGTTTTTGTGCCACGCAAGCCACGCCCTTTGCTATTTAGCGAAAGCGAAAGGGTTTTAATCCTATCCGGCTAAATATTTATTTCTTGTTTGCTTAATCGATTCAACACCTTTGTAGAATATGTTCCTCAAAAGCAGCACCGGTTTTGAAGCTACGCTAAGCAGTGAGCACCTGGCTTATAAAAAGAAAAAGAGAATCGCTGCCGGGCGATTCTCTTTTTTAATAATCTTTGATAGGTTGCTATTGCAAAACACTACTTTTTGTCGGCAAGCATATACTCCGCCGTGCGCAGCATCTGGTTGCTGTAGCCCCATTCGTTGTCGTACCAGCTCATAATTTTTATCAGGTCGCCGTCGATGGACATGGTCATGTCGAGATCTACGATAGAGGCGCGTGGATCCATTACAATGTCCGACGAAACCAGTGGCTCATCGGTTACGCCCAGGATGCCGCGGTAACGATCTGTTTGGGCTTCTTTTCTGAAAATCTCATTCACTTCTTCTTTATTGGCTTTTTTGCGCGTCACAAAGTTGATGTCGCTGATAGAGCCAACGGGAATGGGTGCGCGAATGGCCGATCCTTCAAACTTGCCGGCCAGTTGTGTGAGCACGCGGGTAGTGGCTTTGGTGGCACCGGTGGTAGTGGGTACAAAGTTCATTGCAGCAGCACGCCCGCGGCGCAGCTTCTTGTTGGGCGAATCTACGAGTGCCTGTGTAGCAGTGTAAGCGTGGATGGTGGTCATGGTGGCTTTGGCAACGCCCAGATGACGGTCCATAATTTCGCTCACGGGCGCTATGCAGTTGGTGGTGCAACTGGCGCACGAAACAATGCGGTCGTCTTTGGCAGGTTTATTCACGCCAAAAACTATGGTGGGCACTTCTTCGTCTTTGGCTGGTGCCGATAAGATCACGCGCTTTGCCCCTGCATTAAGATGTTTCTGCAGCGTGTGCATGGTATTAAAAACGCCGGTACATTCAAATACCAGGTCGATCTGATGTTCTTTCCAGGGTAACAGCGCCGGATCTTTTTCGCTGGTAAGTAGTACTTTGTGCGGACCAATCATCAGATAACCTTCGTGCACCGAAACCTTGTGTTCGCAGCGTCCGTAAACGGTGTCGTACTGCAGCAGGTAAGCCAGCGTTTTGGCGTCGATCAGATCGTTGGCGGCAACTATTTCCATTTGTGGGTGGTGTACCAGCAGCTTCAGCACTGCACGGCCTATTCTTCCTAATCCATTGATTGCGATTTTGTAACTCATAATAATTTTAGTTTTTAATAAATAATTCATTTTTAAAAGTGTCCTATTTGCGAAAGCAGTGGCAACACTTTTTGTGAATAGCTGTTTGCTAGCCATAAAACTATGCCAAGCATAATCAGATTAAGGCCGGGGGGTTTAAAAGCAACCTATTACCATCATAGTGCTACACTTATGAAAGTGAACGGACAATTATCTTTAATAACAAAAGATGCTGAAATCGCTTTCAAAATCAACAATACGTGGAGCTATTTCTACATTGGCGCCGGTTTTATCTAAAATCAAAGGCGGGGGCTGTGGCCGAAATTGATGGATTTTTAGAAAGAGTTGGTGGACTAAAAAAGCAAAAAACAAGAATCACTAACCCCGCGACTTCAGACCGGAGCCAGCGCACGTCATTTTGTCCCGGCAACTATTGGATTTGGTTACATTTGCGCGTTTTAAAAACTACGTTTTGTGACTATTATCGAAGTTGTTTTACTCATCGTCGCGGGGCTGATGGTTGGATTTATCAACACGCTGGCCGGCGGGGGCAGCATCATTTCACTCTCGGTGCTGATGATGCTGGGC from the Bacteroidales bacterium genome contains:
- a CDS encoding YqaE/Pmp3 family membrane protein — encoded protein: MSSILKVILAFLMPPLAVALEFGIGGKFLLNLLLTMLGYIPGLIHALIVL
- a CDS encoding dodecin family protein, producing MIKIIEVIGTSDRGFTEATQNAVSEAAKTLKNIKSVYIKNMKADVSNDKIVSYAVNAKISFEIEKEQ
- the ligD gene encoding DNA ligase D is translated as MAALEKYKSKRHFDKTPEPSGDGAAGDERRFVVQKHDASHLHYDFRLQVGDKLVSWAVPKGISANPADKHLAVKVEDHPVDYQHFEGVIPKGNYGAGTVLLWDAGTYCPEDSVENTVEAIDEKIKKGSLKFSLDGQKLKGFYSLYRIDDKVKQEQWIIAKSKDKYASESRRFSQRSVASGLTLDEISSGLRKSEPVSLDEIPEATSAPMPQYDPMLATLADAPFDDPDWIFEIKWDGYRIIASRKGEDRKMLSRNGNAYDEKFGVIHDELQKIDHDFVMDGEVVVLDNEGKSDFQTLQHSDDKAMGRLYYYVFDLLWLDGYSLLEVPLLQRKKLLQQMLSDNLQRIRYCDHFPERGKLFFDQMKQLQLEGMIAKRANSKYYPGKRSDVWLKVKTAKHQEALIIGYTAPKGSRTAFGALLLAINDKGKLRYAGKVGTGFDDATLQDIYEKLQPLKTKEPPVSVPSKEKAAHWVKPEFVAEVQFTGWTRDGAMRHPTFRGLRPDKKDRNVKTHGRASLSPRERATYLKTHFTKYKELSNPDKVFWPDGNILKKDVYEYYDQMAETLLPYLIDRPQSLLRSPHGVAGESFFQKDVKGQVPEWIETVEVESSSGSIEYLLCQNKATLLFMANWGSVELNPWNASVPDVNRPDYVVFDLDPVEISFEEVVRVALGFHKLFEELKLPFYCKTSGSRGLHIFLPVLPQYTHEQGQQFARLLETIIHDRFRKITSFERSPAKRKGKIYLDYLQNGRGKTMASVYSLRLKPGATVSAPVSAEELKEGVDFSKYNIRTMQKRLSNVGDLWKDMFSNRVDIAETLKKL
- the gap gene encoding type I glyceraldehyde-3-phosphate dehydrogenase, whose amino-acid sequence is MSYKIAINGLGRIGRAVLKLLVHHPQMEIVAANDLIDAKTLAYLLQYDTVYGRCEHKVSVHEGYLMIGPHKVLLTSEKDPALLPWKEHQIDLVFECTGVFNTMHTLQKHLNAGAKRVILSAPAKDEEVPTIVFGVNKPAKDDRIVSCASCTTNCIAPVSEIMDRHLGVAKATMTTIHAYTATQALVDSPNKKLRRGRAAAMNFVPTTTGATKATTRVLTQLAGKFEGSAIRAPIPVGSISDINFVTRKKANKEEVNEIFRKEAQTDRYRGILGVTDEPLVSSDIVMDPRASIVDLDMTMSIDGDLIKIMSWYDNEWGYSNQMLRTAEYMLADKK
- a CDS encoding DUF4235 domain-containing protein; this translates as MKAKNKEILKEALATGAIMLSGFMVQKAIDCTYKSIRGKEVPKNANESGVSWGKAFLWTLATGAVISIVKTAVRPYVDVGVDEMLDV